One window from the genome of Nicotiana tomentosiformis chromosome 5, ASM39032v3, whole genome shotgun sequence encodes:
- the LOC138892151 gene encoding uncharacterized protein: protein MKKDIVAYVSRFLNYQQVKYKHQKLDGRTVRAHYSDIGGYVADMLYGFWGSWDQFLSLADSAYNNSYQLSIQMALYEALYGRRCRSPIGWFEPGEARLLGIDLVCEALEKVKVIQE, encoded by the exons atgaagaaagatattgttgcttaTGTTTCTCGGTTTTTGAActatcaacaggtgaagtacaagcatcagaaacTAG atggacggacagtccgagcgcactattcagatattggaggatatgttgcagACATGctctatggattttgggggtcttgggaccagttcttatcTCTAGCAGATtctgcctacaacaatagctatcaacTGAGCATCcaaatggctctgtatgaggccttatatggaaggcgatgtcgttcgccgattggttggtttgagcctggagaggctagattgttgggtaTTGATTTGGTCTGTGaagctttggaaaaggttaaggtgattcaggagtga